In Micromonospora sp. LH3U1, one genomic interval encodes:
- a CDS encoding LacI family DNA-binding transcriptional regulator codes for MGVSLKDIAERAGVSLATVSNVVNGYRPVGERTRQRVQQAVDELGYTPNLSARHLRRGRTGLIALAIPELNNPYFAELAEIAISEAAGLGYTLVMENTAADRGEELALLDGSRRHTIDGLILSPVRIGRKEVLARAADSPLVLIGEGVYDVPHDHIAIDNVAASHAAIQHLVAIGRRRIAFIGATPGGDRQSAHLRVRGYREALAAAGLPYRPRLVARTDAFGRLDGKRAMRDLLALGDPPDAVFGYNDLVALGALRALTEAGRRVPDDVAVVGIDDIEEGRFSTPTLTTIAPDKREIGRLAVRRLIARIEGAEVTAPLTVQTPFRLIRRESTGTPGG; via the coding sequence ATGGGTGTCAGCCTGAAGGACATAGCCGAGCGCGCCGGCGTCTCGCTGGCCACGGTCTCGAACGTGGTCAACGGGTACCGGCCGGTGGGGGAGCGGACCCGGCAGCGCGTGCAGCAGGCGGTCGACGAACTCGGGTACACCCCCAACCTCAGCGCCCGGCACCTCCGTCGGGGGCGTACCGGCCTGATCGCCCTGGCCATCCCGGAACTGAACAACCCCTACTTCGCCGAGCTGGCCGAGATCGCCATCTCCGAGGCCGCCGGGCTCGGCTACACGCTCGTGATGGAGAACACCGCCGCAGACCGAGGGGAGGAGCTGGCCCTCCTCGACGGCTCCCGGCGGCACACCATCGACGGCCTGATCCTCAGTCCGGTGCGGATCGGCCGGAAGGAAGTGCTGGCCCGGGCCGCCGACAGTCCACTCGTGCTGATCGGCGAGGGCGTCTACGACGTGCCGCACGATCACATCGCCATCGACAACGTGGCCGCCAGCCACGCGGCGATCCAGCATCTCGTGGCGATCGGTCGCCGCCGGATAGCGTTCATCGGCGCCACTCCGGGCGGTGACCGGCAGTCGGCGCACCTGCGTGTACGCGGCTACCGGGAGGCCCTGGCCGCCGCCGGCCTGCCGTACCGCCCGCGGTTGGTCGCCCGCACCGACGCCTTCGGCCGACTGGACGGCAAGCGGGCCATGCGTGACCTGCTCGCCCTCGGTGACCCACCGGACGCGGTGTTCGGCTACAACGACCTGGTCGCCCTCGGCGCGCTGCGGGCGTTGACCGAGGCCGGTCGCCGGGTGCCCGACGACGTCGCGGTGGTCGGAATCGACGACATCGAGGAGGGGCGGTTCAGTACCCCGACCCTCACCACGATCGCACCGGACAAGAGGGAGATCGGCCGACTCGCGGTGCGCCGCCTCATCGCCCGTATCGAGGGCGCGGAGGTAACGGCGCCGCTGACCGTGCAGACGCCGTTCCGGCTCATCCGACGGGAGAGCACCGGCACGCCGGGCGGCTGA
- a CDS encoding polysaccharide deacetylase family protein: MSKVPPGTAQRSRRLRALLAVLSTAVAMCGIVLAATSTPSSAATCNGYVGLTFDDGPTGSTSALLNVLRANGVRATMFNVGQNVQSNQSAAQAQVAAGMWVANHSWNHAHMTSMSQAQMQSDLSQTSSAIQSATGSRPQLFRPPYGETNSTLQSVASSLGMRQVIWDVDSQDWNGASVSQIVSNASRLQAGQVILMHDGIQNTRDAIPQIMANLTSRNLCPGMISPSTGRAVAPDGTTPPPSTGTPPPAGGNCTAAATTTNVWGDRYNTSVTVSGASTWTVVVAITAPQRVSTIWNGSATWDSSGNVMTVRSNGSGSTFGFTTMTNGNSSGRPQIRSCTAG, encoded by the coding sequence ATGAGCAAGGTCCCCCCCGGCACGGCCCAGCGGTCGAGGCGGTTGCGCGCGTTACTGGCCGTCCTCAGCACCGCCGTTGCGATGTGCGGCATCGTCCTCGCGGCCACCTCGACCCCGTCGAGCGCCGCCACCTGCAACGGTTACGTCGGCCTCACCTTCGACGACGGCCCGACCGGCAGCACCAGCGCGCTACTGAACGTGCTGCGCGCCAACGGCGTACGGGCCACGATGTTCAACGTCGGGCAGAACGTGCAGAGCAACCAGTCGGCGGCCCAGGCGCAGGTGGCCGCCGGCATGTGGGTCGCCAACCACAGCTGGAACCACGCCCACATGACCTCGATGAGCCAGGCTCAGATGCAGTCCGACCTGTCGCAGACCAGTTCGGCGATCCAATCGGCCACCGGCAGCCGGCCGCAACTGTTCCGGCCGCCGTATGGAGAGACCAACTCGACTCTTCAGTCCGTCGCCTCTTCGCTCGGCATGCGCCAGGTGATCTGGGATGTGGACTCACAGGACTGGAACGGCGCCAGCGTCAGCCAGATCGTGTCCAACGCGAGCCGCCTCCAGGCCGGTCAGGTCATCCTCATGCACGACGGGATCCAGAACACCCGTGACGCGATCCCCCAGATCATGGCCAACCTGACCAGCCGCAACCTGTGTCCCGGAATGATCTCGCCGTCCACCGGCCGCGCGGTCGCGCCCGACGGCACCACCCCGCCGCCCAGCACTGGCACCCCGCCCCCCGCCGGTGGCAACTGCACCGCGGCGGCGACGACCACCAACGTCTGGGGCGATCGGTACAACACGTCGGTGACGGTCAGCGGCGCCAGCACGTGGACCGTGGTCGTGGCCATCACCGCACCGCAGCGGGTCTCCACCATCTGGAACGGCAGCGCCACCTGGGACAGCAGCGGCAACGTGATGACCGTGCGGTCCAATGGCAGCGGCAGCACCTTCGGCTTCACCACGATGACCAACGGCAACAGCAGCGGGCGTCCGCAGATCCGCTCCTGCACAGCGGGCTGA
- a CDS encoding WGR domain-containing protein, translated as MSQETTYLELSEVDGAHKFYEVIVDNATLTVRYGRIGDQGQVKANAYPDNARARAAAAKKIGEKVRKGYAPAVAGVRQKRTVSRRQIVSTRSTARTAPVLWRYDSGAPAFGIFVDGEHCMVGNEHGVITTLDHDAQVRSQVRLPDGVKCIVADDAWIYAGCDDGNVYDLSGKVPRVAYTIAPEIDIYWLDIHDGVLGVSDADGGITAVDHEDEFLWRRPGRGRSAWMVRCDTDAVYHGHSQGVTGYEWRTGRELWHTRTGSVLFGWQEHGSVFAGTGTREVVRLSKAGRLERSYLCDAPVFSCATAEGGRYVFAGDSQSSIYCFDAAGTRLWKLGTGCGSAYSMQYHDDRLYVVTTGGHLACIDASEPAIRAAQVGDVPQVRDIKAPRQAPRPVEPTIVEVTSDSGAGVVVQCLDDRGRLRVQVLSDGYRRDWSVQFPKGIREPGARYLVTEVRESGRGGFYRAFGDIRRLR; from the coding sequence ATGTCCCAGGAGACGACCTACCTCGAACTGTCCGAAGTGGACGGTGCGCACAAGTTCTACGAGGTCATCGTCGACAACGCCACGCTGACCGTGCGCTACGGCCGGATCGGCGACCAGGGGCAGGTCAAGGCGAACGCCTATCCGGACAACGCCCGGGCGCGGGCCGCCGCGGCGAAGAAGATCGGGGAAAAGGTCCGCAAGGGATATGCGCCCGCGGTCGCTGGCGTCCGGCAGAAGCGCACCGTCTCCCGGCGGCAGATCGTCAGCACCCGCTCCACCGCCCGCACCGCCCCGGTGCTCTGGCGCTACGACTCCGGCGCCCCCGCCTTCGGCATCTTCGTCGACGGGGAGCACTGCATGGTCGGCAACGAGCACGGAGTGATCACCACCCTCGACCACGACGCCCAGGTGCGCAGTCAGGTCCGCCTTCCCGACGGGGTGAAGTGCATCGTCGCCGACGACGCCTGGATCTACGCCGGCTGCGATGACGGCAACGTCTACGACCTCTCCGGCAAGGTGCCCCGAGTGGCATACACGATCGCCCCGGAAATCGACATCTACTGGCTGGACATCCACGACGGCGTTCTGGGCGTCTCGGACGCCGACGGCGGGATCACCGCCGTCGACCACGAGGACGAGTTCCTGTGGCGCCGGCCCGGGCGGGGGCGCTCGGCCTGGATGGTGCGGTGCGACACCGACGCCGTCTACCACGGCCACTCGCAGGGGGTGACCGGCTACGAGTGGCGTACCGGCCGCGAGCTGTGGCACACCAGAACCGGTTCGGTGCTCTTCGGCTGGCAGGAGCACGGCAGTGTGTTCGCCGGGACTGGCACCCGCGAGGTGGTACGCCTGTCCAAGGCGGGTCGGCTCGAACGCAGCTACCTGTGCGACGCCCCGGTCTTCTCCTGCGCCACCGCGGAAGGCGGTCGGTACGTCTTCGCCGGTGACAGCCAGTCCTCGATCTACTGCTTCGATGCGGCGGGCACCCGGCTGTGGAAGCTGGGCACCGGCTGCGGCTCGGCATACTCCATGCAATACCACGACGACCGGCTCTACGTCGTCACCACCGGCGGCCACCTGGCCTGCATCGACGCGAGCGAGCCGGCGATCCGTGCGGCCCAGGTCGGGGATGTGCCCCAGGTGCGCGACATCAAGGCCCCCCGACAGGCCCCACGACCCGTGGAGCCGACGATCGTCGAGGTGACCAGCGATTCGGGCGCAGGCGTGGTGGTGCAGTGCCTGGACGATCGGGGGCGGTTGCGGGTTCAGGTGCTGTCCGACGGCTACCGGCGCGACTGGTCGGTGCAGTTTCCCAAGGGGATCCGCGAGCCGGGCGCCCGCTATCTGGTGACCGAGGTCCGCGAGTCCGGCCGTGGCGGTTTCTACCGGGCGTTCGGCGACATCCGCCGCCTGCGCTGA
- a CDS encoding ATP-binding protein, whose product MISEDQRAALEAVSLNPAVTPDDVWRPSPHNVPELHEKVVAEILRGVARARTDDTTVPLGVAMQGRAGAGKTHLLGAVRERIQRDGGYFFLVDMVSGKTFWESVALALVEGMGRHHVGWGTQLKTFLRRLTTQLGLPVDVRDAVAGARPVTREQLDAFIRALRARDREVGRDAQDTARALVLHGAIDFEAQDVGYAHLISEPGDPAARTAWGMSATIRTPQQIVQDISRLMALTLDPTVIAVDQLDTLFAQTSTSLLNHHNGLEDGQAKVLGPIADGLLKLRDVTRRTLVVVSCLPDTWVLMTRTVPTPVGDRFREATLPDRIPTPEIGQAIVAKRLSAAFAGPHFVPPHPTWPIARAAFADAPTLTPRALLRRVDRHVAWCRDRDEVVELDRLIDGADSTPTTATVRGTPGDPTTDERRLRELDARFAELVAAADVSAAVAPAGEDEHIPPLLAAGLAAWIAEQAPTGATYKYDPPPGRKPALHGRLIEVLDEATENEAHWCFRAIAHPNAIAVTARVKAACTMAGLDRDLPQRRLILLRNGPWPTGKRTTEVLTGFDAAGGLRCGVTAADLRVFAALRVMAAEPSTALQEWLVARRPASGTELFRAVLPGSDGSREGTPPAGPKGAGPGAGPEGARPGAGPGAGPEGASPVPGGAGPDATAAPIADVTGGPSTGSAAVPVTAEAVDAGGRAIGLGQTANGGHPFTVALESLRRHAVVFAGSGSGKTVLIRRLVEECAREGVSAIVLDPNNDLARLGDAWPEPPSGWGPGDAERASDYLAHTEVVVWTPRVSAGRPLSFQPLPDFTSLRDWPDEFDQAVRSAVEALAPRAGVDRSSRLAQQGKAVLTEALQAYARSGMVGLPGFTEFLTDLPEGVSRLARAGKLAEELAEALKAAMVTDPLFGGVGAPADPGLLLTPSPGRRARVSVISFVGLTSDQERQSFVNQLQMALFAWIKRHPAGDRPLGGLFVMDEAQTLAPSTGTTACTASTIALASQARKYGLGLVFATQAPKGLHNQISGNATTQFFGLLNAPAQIDAARQLAEAKGGRLPDIGLLNSGEFYAAGEGFSFVKVRTPLCLTHHPKAPLSPEEVVARARPTGVGH is encoded by the coding sequence GTGATCTCCGAGGACCAGAGGGCCGCTCTGGAAGCGGTGAGTCTCAACCCGGCGGTCACTCCCGACGACGTCTGGCGACCCAGCCCACACAACGTGCCGGAGCTGCACGAGAAGGTGGTCGCGGAGATCCTGCGCGGGGTGGCGCGGGCCCGCACCGACGACACGACCGTGCCGCTCGGCGTGGCCATGCAGGGCCGCGCGGGCGCCGGTAAGACGCACCTGCTCGGGGCGGTCCGTGAACGGATCCAGCGCGACGGCGGCTACTTCTTCCTGGTCGACATGGTCAGCGGCAAGACGTTCTGGGAGAGCGTCGCCCTGGCCCTGGTCGAGGGCATGGGCCGCCACCACGTCGGCTGGGGCACCCAGCTGAAGACCTTCCTGCGTCGACTCACCACCCAGCTCGGCCTGCCGGTGGACGTCCGCGACGCGGTCGCCGGCGCCCGACCGGTGACCCGTGAGCAGCTCGACGCGTTCATCCGGGCGCTGCGTGCCCGCGATCGGGAGGTCGGGCGGGACGCCCAGGACACCGCTCGGGCGCTCGTCCTGCACGGTGCCATCGACTTCGAGGCGCAGGACGTGGGTTACGCCCACCTGATCTCCGAGCCCGGCGACCCGGCCGCGCGGACCGCGTGGGGCATGAGCGCCACGATCCGGACCCCGCAGCAGATCGTGCAGGACATCTCCCGGCTGATGGCCCTGACACTGGATCCCACGGTCATCGCCGTGGACCAGCTCGACACGCTCTTCGCCCAGACCAGCACGTCACTGCTGAACCACCACAACGGGCTGGAGGACGGCCAGGCCAAGGTGCTCGGCCCGATCGCCGACGGCCTGCTCAAGCTCCGCGACGTCACCCGCCGCACGCTGGTCGTCGTCTCGTGTCTGCCGGACACCTGGGTGCTGATGACACGCACCGTGCCCACCCCGGTCGGCGACCGGTTCCGTGAGGCGACCCTGCCCGACCGGATCCCCACCCCGGAGATCGGCCAGGCGATCGTGGCGAAGCGACTCTCCGCCGCGTTCGCGGGTCCGCACTTCGTGCCACCTCACCCCACCTGGCCGATCGCCCGTGCCGCCTTCGCCGACGCACCCACCCTGACGCCCCGCGCCCTGCTGCGCCGGGTGGACCGCCATGTCGCCTGGTGCCGCGACCGCGACGAGGTGGTCGAGCTGGACCGGCTCATCGACGGCGCCGACTCGACGCCGACGACGGCAACCGTCCGCGGCACGCCTGGCGACCCGACAACGGACGAGCGCCGCCTGCGCGAACTGGACGCACGGTTCGCCGAGCTGGTGGCAGCCGCGGACGTGTCGGCCGCCGTCGCGCCGGCGGGCGAGGACGAGCACATTCCGCCGCTGCTCGCCGCCGGCCTGGCCGCCTGGATCGCCGAGCAGGCGCCGACCGGCGCCACCTACAAGTACGACCCGCCGCCCGGACGCAAACCCGCGCTGCACGGACGGCTGATCGAGGTGCTCGACGAGGCCACCGAGAACGAGGCGCACTGGTGCTTCCGGGCCATCGCGCACCCCAACGCCATCGCCGTCACCGCCCGGGTCAAGGCCGCGTGCACGATGGCCGGACTGGACCGGGACCTGCCGCAACGGCGGCTGATCCTGCTGCGCAACGGTCCGTGGCCGACCGGGAAGCGTACGACCGAGGTGTTGACCGGCTTCGACGCGGCCGGCGGCCTCCGCTGCGGGGTGACAGCGGCGGACCTACGGGTCTTCGCGGCGCTGCGGGTGATGGCGGCCGAGCCGTCCACGGCGTTGCAGGAGTGGCTGGTGGCCCGTCGTCCGGCCAGCGGCACCGAGCTGTTCCGGGCAGTCCTGCCCGGGTCCGACGGGTCACGCGAGGGCACCCCGCCCGCAGGGCCCAAAGGCGCCGGCCCCGGCGCAGGGCCCGAAGGCGCCAGGCCCGGCGCAGGGCCCGGCGCAGGGCCCGAAGGCGCCAGCCCGGTGCCGGGCGGTGCCGGTCCCGACGCGACGGCCGCGCCGATCGCCGACGTGACTGGTGGACCGTCGACCGGTTCGGCCGCCGTGCCCGTGACCGCTGAGGCGGTCGACGCCGGAGGTCGGGCCATCGGGCTGGGGCAGACCGCCAACGGTGGGCACCCGTTCACGGTGGCCCTGGAGTCGCTGCGTCGACACGCCGTCGTGTTCGCCGGGTCCGGCTCGGGCAAGACGGTGCTCATCCGCCGGCTTGTCGAGGAGTGCGCCCGGGAGGGTGTCTCCGCGATCGTGCTCGACCCCAACAACGACCTCGCCCGGCTCGGTGACGCGTGGCCCGAGCCGCCGAGCGGCTGGGGTCCCGGCGACGCCGAACGGGCCAGCGACTACCTCGCCCATACCGAGGTGGTGGTGTGGACACCCCGGGTCAGCGCCGGTCGGCCGCTGAGCTTCCAGCCGCTGCCCGACTTCACCTCGCTGCGGGACTGGCCCGACGAGTTCGACCAGGCGGTCCGCTCCGCCGTGGAGGCGCTCGCGCCACGGGCCGGTGTCGACCGGTCGAGCAGGCTCGCCCAGCAGGGCAAGGCCGTCCTCACCGAGGCCCTCCAGGCGTACGCGCGGAGCGGGATGGTGGGCCTGCCCGGCTTCACCGAGTTCCTCACCGACCTGCCCGAGGGGGTCAGTCGGCTGGCCCGCGCCGGCAAGCTCGCCGAGGAGTTGGCCGAGGCGCTCAAGGCGGCGATGGTCACCGACCCGCTCTTCGGCGGGGTCGGCGCACCGGCCGACCCGGGGCTGCTGCTGACGCCGTCGCCGGGACGACGAGCTCGGGTGTCGGTGATCAGCTTCGTCGGTCTCACATCCGACCAGGAGCGGCAGAGCTTCGTCAACCAGTTGCAGATGGCGCTCTTCGCCTGGATCAAGCGGCACCCCGCCGGCGACCGGCCGCTGGGTGGGCTGTTCGTGATGGACGAGGCGCAGACACTCGCCCCGTCGACCGGCACCACGGCCTGCACGGCCAGCACGATCGCGCTCGCCTCGCAGGCTCGCAAGTACGGGCTCGGACTGGTCTTCGCCACCCAGGCGCCGAAGGGTCTGCACAACCAGATCTCCGGCAACGCGACGACACAGTTCTTCGGGCTGCTCAACGCACCCGCGCAGATCGACGCGGCCCGTCAGCTCGCCGAGGCCAAGGGTGGGCGACTTCCGGACATCGGCCTGCTCAACAGCGGTGAGTTCTACGCCGCCGGGGAGGGGTTCTCGTTCGTCAAGGTCCGTACGCCGCTGTGCCTCACGCACCATCCGAAGGCGCCGTTGAGCCCCGAGGAGGTCGTCGCCCGCGCCCGACCGACCGGCGTCGGCCACTGA
- a CDS encoding S1 family peptidase, with protein sequence MVRWRTLTGLLATALTAVTAASLTLAAPAAAADNPMTPNVVGGTRAAQGEFPFMVRLSMGCGGALYSSRLVLTAAHCVGATGTNTSITATLGTVDLQSSSRITVRSNYVYRAPGYNGSGRDWALIRLATPVTGLSTLPIANTTAYDSGTFTVSGWGAAREGGAQQRYLLKATVPFVSDSTCNSNYGGDLIPAQEICAGYASGGTDTCQGDSGGPMFRRGASNAWIQVGIVSWGNGCARPNYPGVYTQVSYFASSIASAAASLGG encoded by the coding sequence ATGGTTCGCTGGCGTACCCTCACCGGCCTGTTGGCCACCGCCCTGACCGCGGTGACCGCGGCCAGCCTGACTCTCGCCGCGCCGGCCGCTGCGGCCGACAACCCCATGACGCCGAACGTCGTCGGCGGCACCCGAGCCGCCCAGGGCGAGTTCCCGTTCATGGTGCGGCTCTCGATGGGATGCGGCGGGGCGCTGTACAGCTCCCGGCTGGTGCTCACCGCGGCACACTGCGTGGGCGCGACCGGCACCAACACCAGCATCACCGCGACGCTCGGGACGGTCGACCTCCAGTCGTCAAGCCGGATCACCGTCCGGTCCAACTACGTCTACCGGGCTCCCGGCTACAACGGCTCCGGCCGGGACTGGGCGCTGATCCGGTTGGCCACCCCCGTCACCGGGCTGAGCACGCTGCCGATCGCCAACACGACCGCCTACGACAGCGGCACCTTCACCGTCTCCGGTTGGGGTGCCGCGCGCGAGGGTGGCGCACAGCAGCGGTACCTGCTCAAGGCCACCGTCCCGTTCGTGAGCGACTCCACCTGCAACTCCAACTACGGGGGCGACCTCATCCCCGCCCAGGAGATCTGCGCCGGATACGCCAGCGGCGGTACGGACACCTGTCAGGGTGACTCGGGCGGCCCGATGTTCCGCCGCGGCGCCAGCAACGCCTGGATCCAGGTCGGCATCGTCAGCTGGGGCAACGGCTGCGCCCGGCCCAACTACCCGGGTGTCTACACCCAGGTGAGCTACTTCGCCTCGTCGATCGCCTCCGCTGCGGCGAGCCTCGGCGGCTGA
- a CDS encoding putative quinol monooxygenase: MIFITAKFRVLPEHADRWPQIAADFTEATRAEPGCLWFDWSRSLDDPTEYVLVEAFRDDQAGAAHVQSAHFRTAQETLPPHLAATPRIVNATVPQEDWSLLGEMAVPEGR; encoded by the coding sequence ATGATCTTCATTACCGCCAAGTTCCGGGTCCTGCCCGAGCACGCCGACCGGTGGCCGCAGATCGCCGCCGACTTCACCGAGGCGACCCGGGCCGAGCCCGGCTGCCTGTGGTTCGACTGGTCCCGCAGCCTGGACGACCCGACCGAGTACGTGCTGGTCGAGGCGTTCCGCGACGACCAGGCCGGTGCGGCCCACGTGCAGTCCGCCCACTTCCGCACGGCACAGGAGACCCTGCCGCCGCACCTGGCCGCGACGCCGCGCATCGTGAACGCCACCGTGCCGCAGGAGGACTGGTCGCTGCTCGGCGAGATGGCCGTCCCCGAGGGCCGCTGA
- a CDS encoding endonuclease domain-containing protein has protein sequence MAHPVRADGEADDAWWAAPPTRRVSHLPDADPELLRVALDPLPPAAPAVLHYRPTVVGALGDLVDALLDQLDTAALAMFPRWLAGADRFENDGTLGVAAVRALAARTAARSRHFGPFLGDLAERGLRGPRRPASRSRFRFAAEVRAAGLARVIAASYDREDCVLLVALPDLGPDAERTLVAAAEWLVRHGGFTVWLAGGPLRHADRVRPVPLVVPARFAALADATDRITDPAAERESTVLAWPPITGVPRGDSAAEQALERALAPHDWARGRRWNQTYEWHVLGATYRLDLFWPAEGLAVEVDGPEHRGRIAFANDRRRDVQLQLLGLDVLRFTNEQVLSDASAAVDGIRRLLARRRTDGTHPHGDETP, from the coding sequence ATGGCGCATCCCGTCCGGGCCGACGGCGAGGCCGACGATGCGTGGTGGGCCGCCCCGCCGACGCGGCGGGTCAGTCACCTGCCGGACGCCGACCCGGAGCTGCTGCGGGTGGCACTGGACCCGTTGCCGCCGGCGGCGCCAGCGGTCCTGCACTACCGGCCCACGGTCGTGGGTGCGCTCGGCGACCTCGTGGACGCGCTCCTCGACCAGTTGGACACCGCAGCGCTGGCGATGTTCCCGCGCTGGCTGGCGGGAGCCGACCGCTTCGAGAACGACGGCACGCTCGGTGTCGCGGCGGTGCGCGCCCTCGCGGCCCGCACCGCCGCCCGCTCCCGGCACTTCGGCCCGTTTCTCGGGGACCTCGCCGAGCGTGGGCTGCGCGGTCCCCGCCGACCCGCCAGCCGGTCCCGCTTCCGCTTCGCTGCGGAGGTACGCGCCGCCGGGCTCGCCCGGGTGATCGCCGCGTCGTACGACCGGGAGGACTGCGTACTCCTCGTCGCTCTGCCCGACCTGGGCCCCGACGCCGAACGGACGCTCGTGGCGGCGGCCGAGTGGCTGGTGCGGCACGGCGGCTTCACGGTGTGGTTGGCCGGCGGACCTCTGCGCCACGCCGACCGGGTCAGACCGGTGCCGCTGGTGGTGCCGGCCCGATTCGCCGCGCTCGCCGACGCCACCGATCGGATCACCGACCCGGCCGCCGAGCGGGAGTCGACGGTGCTGGCCTGGCCGCCGATCACAGGTGTGCCACGTGGCGACAGCGCTGCGGAGCAGGCGTTGGAACGCGCGCTCGCACCACACGATTGGGCGCGGGGCCGGCGGTGGAACCAGACGTACGAGTGGCACGTGCTGGGTGCGACGTACCGTCTGGATCTTTTTTGGCCCGCAGAGGGTCTTGCGGTCGAGGTGGACGGCCCGGAGCATCGTGGGCGAATCGCTTTCGCCAACGATCGGCGGAGGGACGTGCAACTGCAACTACTCGGGTTGGACGTGCTCCGCTTCACCAATGAGCAGGTGCTTTCCGACGCCTCGGCGGCGGTCGACGGGATCCGTCGGCTGCTGGCGCGACGACGCACGGATGGCACGCACCCCCACGGAGATGAGACACCATGA
- the pdxY gene encoding pyridoxal kinase PdxY yields MKILSIQSSVAYGHVGNSAAVFPLQRLGHEVWPVLTVHFSNHTGYGAWRGPMLAAADVAEVIAGIADRGVLGGADAVLSGYQGDPAMGAVILDAVETVKATNPAAVYCCDPVMGDAGRGMFVRPGIPEYLRDTVVPRADIITPNHFELDFLAGRTTNSLGEVLDAVDVVRATGPRNVLVTSVLHGDLPPDSLEVVAVSDEGAWAVTTPLLPINPNGGGDVTAALYLAHLWTTGSPATALERTIASVFAVLEATLAAGTREIQLIAAQDVIADPPARFTARRLR; encoded by the coding sequence GTGAAGATCCTGTCCATTCAGTCGTCGGTCGCCTACGGTCACGTCGGCAACTCGGCGGCAGTCTTCCCCCTGCAGCGGCTCGGGCACGAGGTCTGGCCGGTCCTGACGGTGCACTTCTCCAACCACACCGGATACGGCGCGTGGCGTGGTCCGATGTTGGCGGCGGCCGACGTGGCCGAGGTGATCGCGGGCATCGCGGACCGAGGTGTCCTCGGCGGCGCCGACGCGGTGCTGTCCGGCTACCAGGGCGACCCGGCCATGGGCGCGGTGATCCTGGACGCGGTGGAGACGGTCAAGGCGACCAACCCGGCCGCGGTGTACTGCTGCGACCCGGTGATGGGCGACGCCGGTCGCGGGATGTTCGTCCGGCCCGGCATTCCGGAGTATCTGCGGGACACCGTCGTGCCGCGCGCGGACATCATCACGCCGAACCACTTCGAGCTCGACTTCCTCGCCGGCCGTACGACGAACTCGCTGGGCGAGGTGCTCGACGCGGTCGACGTGGTGCGCGCGACCGGGCCGCGCAACGTCCTGGTGACCAGCGTGCTCCACGGCGACCTGCCGCCGGACTCGCTGGAGGTGGTGGCCGTCTCGGACGAGGGCGCCTGGGCGGTGACCACACCACTGCTGCCGATCAACCCGAACGGCGGGGGTGACGTCACCGCGGCGTTGTACCTCGCGCATCTGTGGACGACCGGCTCACCCGCGACGGCGCTGGAACGCACCATCGCCTCCGTCTTCGCCGTCCTCGAGGCGACCCTCGCGGCGGGCACCCGGGAGATCCAGCTGATCGCGGCACAGGACGTGATCGCCGACCCGCCGGCCCGGTTCACCGCCCGCCGGCTCCGCTGA